The Helianthus annuus cultivar XRQ/B chromosome 16, HanXRQr2.0-SUNRISE, whole genome shotgun sequence genome includes a window with the following:
- the LOC118488228 gene encoding DNA ligase 1-like: MEKMQEEYENAVSNKRWDKKQECFVNKQGEPVVPRSDIVHDDVLLVIPRSGEYYSNVAKDKTYVKRLDKIIRDAMTTKLRKRNEERMKKNIENLVDDLKKAVEEVKVEEKVKDGVEKVEEKVVEKEKVVTEEQQVEEAKKEKEISIEVKVESSTDVAGNVVDEKQQKEADQTEIEANTKVPITEQNNLRVNRSISGSKSERLEAI, from the exons ATGGAGAAGATGCAGGAAGAATATGAAAATGCAGTGAGTAAcaaaagatgggataagaagcAAGAATGTTTTGTCAACAAACAGGGTGAACCGGTTGTTCCCAGAAGTGACATAGTTCATGATGATGTTCTTTTAGTAATTCCTAGATCTGGCGAATATTATTCTAATGTTGCAAAAGACAAGACATATGTAAAAAGGCTGGATAAAATCATCAGGGATGCTATGACAACAAAACTGAGGAAGAGGaatgaagaaagaatgaagaagaatatTGAGAATCTGGTTGATGATTTGAAGAAAGCTGTTGAGGAGGTCAAGGTTGAAGAAAAAGTGAAAGATGGAGTTGAGAAAGTTGAAGAGAAGGTAGttgagaaagaaaaggttgtaacTGAAGAACAGCAAGTTGAAGAAGCCAAGAAGGAGAAGGAAATTTCGATAGAAGTGAAGGTTGAAAGTTCAACAGATGTTGCTGGTAATGTTGTTGATGAGAAGCAGCAGAAAGAAGCTGATCAGACAGAAATAGAAGCAAACACcaaggtgccaatcactgag CAAAATAATCTAAGAGTAAATAGATCCATAAGTGGGTCAAAAAGTGAAAGACTTGAAGCAATTTGA